From the genome of Ectobacillus sp. JY-23, one region includes:
- a CDS encoding flagellar motor protein MotB, translating to MAKKQQHDEHMDESWLIPYADLLTLLLALFIVLFAMSTMDAKKYEKMSQSFNTIFDGGSGNQNFQNPVPTTNGTELPDEVLENNKYYKLYDNIRSQVVEQTETQQADGYINDKQLGERCLSR from the coding sequence ATGGCAAAGAAACAACAACATGATGAACATATGGATGAATCGTGGTTAATTCCTTATGCAGACCTCCTTACATTGTTATTGGCATTATTTATTGTTCTTTTTGCAATGAGTACGATGGATGCTAAAAAATACGAAAAAATGAGCCAATCTTTTAATACCATATTCGATGGTGGTTCAGGAAATCAAAACTTCCAAAATCCGGTTCCAACTACAAATGGAACTGAGTTACCGGACGAAGTGTTGGAGAATAATAAATACTATAAACTGTATGATAACATTCGTTCTCAAGTTGTTGAACAGACTGAAACGCAACAAGCAGATGGATATATAAATGATAAGCAACTAGGAGAACGGTGTTTGTCAAGATAG
- the motA gene encoding flagellar motor stator protein MotA — protein sequence MDIATLVGLIMGIVAVLLGMFFKHVAFSVLLNPAAFFIIIIGTAAAVITAFPGNELKKVPKLFKILFTKAKQMEGADIIKMFVEMAQESRKNGILSLEAKIAELEDPFLKRGINFIVDGQTPEFVRNTLTEEIEAMEERHHGYAGVFTQAGTYAPTLGVLGAVIGLIAALGNMGDTDALGHAISAAFVATMLGIYTGYVLWHPFGNKLKRKSKSEAKLKYMMIEGILCIQSGLHPAILEAKMVSYLPESERAKVSEDKGDKGDKGGS from the coding sequence ATGGATATAGCAACACTTGTCGGTCTTATAATGGGTATTGTTGCCGTATTGCTTGGAATGTTCTTCAAACATGTAGCATTTTCAGTTCTCCTAAACCCTGCTGCATTTTTTATTATCATAATTGGAACTGCAGCAGCCGTTATAACCGCATTTCCTGGTAATGAGTTAAAAAAGGTTCCGAAATTATTCAAAATTCTTTTCACAAAAGCAAAGCAAATGGAAGGCGCGGATATTATTAAGATGTTTGTTGAAATGGCACAGGAATCTAGGAAAAATGGAATTTTATCTTTGGAAGCGAAAATTGCAGAACTAGAAGATCCATTTCTGAAGCGAGGAATTAATTTCATTGTAGATGGTCAAACACCTGAGTTTGTGAGAAATACACTGACAGAGGAAATTGAAGCAATGGAAGAGAGGCATCACGGCTACGCTGGAGTGTTTACACAAGCTGGGACATATGCACCGACTCTTGGAGTGTTAGGGGCGGTTATAGGCCTAATTGCTGCCCTTGGTAATATGGGGGACACAGATGCATTAGGACATGCGATTTCTGCAGCTTTCGTTGCTACCATGTTAGGGATTTATACAGGTTATGTTTTGTGGCATCCATTCGGTAATAAGTTAAAACGAAAATCGAAGTCAGAGGCAAAACTAAAATATATGATGATTGAGGGAATTTTGTGTATTCAAAGTGGTTTGCATCCCGCTATATTGGAAGCGAAAATGGTTTCATATCTTCCTGAATCTGAAAGAGCAAAGGTTTCAGAAGATAAAGGGGATAAAGGAGATAAAGGAGGGAGTTAG
- a CDS encoding transposase, translated as MTGKLGKRYTKEMKEAAIKRMMPPNNEAISRLSEETGITEATLYKWRKDARVAGTAAPGDGQGADKWNSADKFLIVMETYAMNQAELAAYCRKKGLYKEQIEAWREACLSANGNETPQTKQLHQDLKEEKRRAKTLEKDLRKKEKALAEAAALLLLRKKAQAIWGDQEEE; from the coding sequence ATGACAGGAAAATTAGGAAAAAGATATACGAAAGAAATGAAAGAAGCGGCTATAAAAAGAATGATGCCCCCAAACAATGAAGCCATTAGCCGACTTAGTGAGGAAACTGGTATCACAGAGGCTACGTTGTATAAGTGGCGGAAGGATGCACGTGTAGCTGGAACTGCTGCACCTGGAGATGGACAAGGAGCCGATAAGTGGAACAGCGCAGATAAGTTTTTGATTGTGATGGAAACATACGCAATGAACCAAGCAGAGCTCGCAGCATATTGCCGTAAGAAAGGCTTATATAAGGAACAAATTGAGGCATGGCGTGAGGCGTGCCTGAGTGCGAATGGAAATGAAACACCTCAAACGAAACAGTTACATCAAGACTTAAAAGAAGAAAAGCGCCGTGCAAAAACATTAGAAAAAGATTTGCGTAAAAAAGAGAAAGCTCTGGCAGAGGCGGCAGCTTTATTACTGTTACGAAAAAAGGCCCAAGCGATCTGGGGGGACCAAGAGGAAGAATGA
- a CDS encoding TrmB family transcriptional regulator, with protein sequence MLQKFGFSQYESQVYETLSAGDEPMDATTIVKYSGVPKAKIYEVLSRMIDKGLIMDTVSEKKKLYAALPIHIVIEKLTQDFQTNITELKNRKSQKNFGDDRVWSLKVRSSIDAGCKMLIEEASESIYISAWHDDLAPYIPLLEEKERQGVAIEGLVIGRIETNLSHLHSLIPSEEHKVLERFQLVVADHKEVLFAGVEGGNWQAMRTMAQPFVKFFIDFFYHDVALVRITDKYLDQLNHDEEIRRLLLRLKY encoded by the coding sequence ATGCTTCAAAAATTTGGTTTTTCTCAATATGAAAGTCAAGTATACGAAACACTCAGCGCTGGAGATGAGCCTATGGATGCGACAACAATTGTTAAATATTCCGGTGTTCCAAAGGCAAAGATATATGAAGTTTTATCTCGTATGATCGATAAGGGGCTTATTATGGACACTGTATCAGAAAAGAAAAAGCTATATGCTGCTTTGCCAATACATATTGTCATTGAAAAACTGACACAGGATTTCCAAACAAACATTACTGAGCTTAAAAATCGTAAATCTCAAAAAAACTTTGGAGACGATCGAGTGTGGAGCTTAAAGGTTCGCTCTTCTATTGATGCAGGTTGTAAAATGCTGATTGAAGAAGCAAGTGAATCCATTTACATCTCGGCGTGGCATGATGATTTGGCTCCTTATATTCCCCTTCTTGAAGAAAAGGAACGACAAGGTGTAGCTATTGAGGGCTTAGTGATTGGCCGCATAGAAACAAACTTATCTCATCTGCATAGCCTGATTCCGTCTGAAGAACACAAGGTTTTAGAGAGATTTCAGCTTGTCGTAGCTGACCACAAGGAAGTTCTTTTCGCTGGCGTAGAGGGAGGAAATTGGCAAGCCATGCGAACAATGGCACAACCCTTCGTAAAATTTTTTATTGACTTCTTCTATCATGACGTCGCTTTAGTTCGTATTACTGACAAATATTTAGATCAACTCAATCATGATGAAGAAATTAGACGGTTGTTGTTGCGGTTAAAATACTAG
- a CDS encoding hemolysin III family protein has protein sequence MKTYIREPINGLTHLAGAILSFIALLAMVIKASAESSPLAVAAVIVFGVSMILLYAASATYHMVIAKDHVISFLRRLDHSMIFILIAGSYTPFCLVTLRGITGWTLFAAVVAIAVCGIVFKMIWFHCPRWLSTFLYIAMGWMIIFAASPLAKSLHPQGLFWLILGGMLYTIGGIIYGMKPKLLAFKYMGYHEIFHIFIMLGSLAHFLCVFLYVI, from the coding sequence ATGAAAACGTACATTCGCGAACCTATTAACGGCTTAACTCATCTAGCTGGAGCCATTTTGTCGTTTATTGCCCTTTTGGCGATGGTCATTAAAGCATCGGCAGAAAGTTCTCCGCTGGCAGTTGCTGCTGTCATCGTATTCGGCGTCAGCATGATTTTATTGTATGCCGCCTCAGCGACCTATCATATGGTGATTGCCAAAGACCATGTTATTTCTTTTTTAAGACGACTTGACCATTCTATGATTTTTATTTTAATTGCTGGTTCTTACACGCCCTTTTGCCTTGTAACCTTGCGCGGCATCACCGGCTGGACATTATTTGCAGCTGTTGTTGCGATAGCTGTATGTGGTATTGTATTTAAAATGATTTGGTTTCATTGCCCAAGATGGCTATCCACTTTTTTGTACATTGCCATGGGCTGGATGATTATATTCGCAGCTTCTCCACTGGCAAAATCACTTCATCCACAAGGACTATTTTGGCTCATTCTCGGTGGTATGCTTTATACAATCGGTGGTATCATTTACGGCATGAAGCCAAAGCTACTGGCTTTTAAATATATGGGCTATCACGAAATTTTCCATATTTTCATTATGCTCGGTAGCCTCGCTCATTTCTTATGCGTATTCCTATATGTTATTTAA
- a CDS encoding IS3 family transposase, translating into MIRSSDRVLAVELIQEANKNGARLALACQELHISVRTYERWVSEGGVKEDQRPLAVRPIPKNKLTQEEKQEMLEVVKKEEFANLPPTQIVPKLADQKIYIASESSFYRVLRENQMQHHRGRSKRAERKLPESHLATAPNQVWTWDITWLKGPVKGIFYRLYLIIDIFSRKIVGWEIWETEEARYAEELMKRAVISENIQGKPLVLHADNGSPMKAATFQVLLEKLGIQSSYSRPRVSNDNPYSEAIFRTLKYRPEYPYKGFQTLIAAREWGMKFVNWYNCVHVHSGINFVTPEQCHNGAHIEILEKRKEVYEQAR; encoded by the coding sequence ATGATTCGCTCGTCAGATCGCGTGCTTGCAGTAGAACTCATCCAAGAAGCAAACAAAAATGGTGCGCGGTTGGCACTGGCATGCCAGGAGCTACATATCAGTGTACGCACATATGAACGCTGGGTTTCAGAAGGTGGCGTCAAGGAAGATCAACGCCCCTTGGCCGTGCGGCCAATACCGAAAAATAAACTAACGCAAGAAGAAAAACAAGAAATGTTAGAAGTGGTAAAGAAAGAAGAGTTCGCGAATTTACCACCGACTCAAATCGTACCGAAACTAGCGGACCAAAAGATTTATATTGCCTCTGAATCTAGCTTCTATCGTGTACTTCGGGAGAATCAGATGCAGCACCACCGCGGGAGAAGTAAGCGCGCGGAGAGGAAATTACCTGAAAGTCATTTGGCTACTGCACCGAATCAGGTCTGGACATGGGATATTACGTGGCTCAAAGGGCCGGTGAAAGGCATATTTTACCGTCTTTATTTGATTATTGATATTTTTAGTAGAAAGATAGTCGGTTGGGAGATTTGGGAGACAGAAGAGGCAAGATATGCGGAAGAATTGATGAAGAGAGCTGTAATTAGCGAGAACATACAAGGGAAACCGCTCGTGCTGCACGCTGATAATGGAAGCCCGATGAAAGCCGCAACTTTTCAAGTGTTACTCGAAAAGTTAGGGATACAAAGCTCCTATTCAAGACCACGTGTAAGTAATGATAATCCATATTCGGAAGCGATATTCCGTACATTAAAATATCGGCCGGAGTATCCGTATAAAGGCTTTCAGACACTGATTGCGGCAAGAGAATGGGGCATGAAATTCGTAAACTGGTATAACTGCGTACATGTACACAGTGGAATCAATTTTGTGACACCGGAACAATGCCATAACGGTGCGCATATTGAGATACTTGAAAAGCGGAAAGAAGTATATGAACAAGCGAGATAA